In Aspergillus oryzae RIB40 DNA, chromosome 6, one genomic interval encodes:
- the sod1 gene encoding superoxide dismutase SOD1 (Cu2+/Zn2+ superoxide dismutase SOD1), producing MVKAVAVLRGDSKISGTVTFEQADANAPTTVSWNITGHDANAERAFHVHQFGDNTNGCTSAGPHFNPFGKEHGAPEDENRHVGDLGNFKTDAEGNAVGSKQDKLIKLIGAESVLGRTLVIHAGTDDLGRSEHPESKKTGNAGARPACGVIGIAA from the exons ATGGTCAAGGCTG TTGCTGTTCTCCGTGGAGACTCCAAAATCTCCGGCACCGTCACCTTCGAGCAGGCTGACGCCAACGCCCCTACCACTGTCTCCTGGAACATCACCGGCCACGACGCCAACGCTGAGCGTGCCTTCCATGTCCACCAGTTCGGTGACAACACCAACGGCTGCACCTCCGCTGGCCCTCACT TCAACCCCTTCGGCAAGGAGCACGGTGCTCCCGAGGATGAGAACCGCCACGTCGGTGACTTGGGCAACTTCAAGACCGATGCTGAGGGTAACGCCGTCGGCTCCAAGCAGGACAAGCTTATTAAGCTGATCGGTGCCGAGAGCGTACTTGGC CGTACTCTCGTCATCCACGCCGGTACTGACGACCTTGGCCGTAGTGAACACCCGGAGTCCAAGAAGACTGGCAATGCTGGTGCTCGCCCCGCTTGCG GTGTCATTGGCATTGCTGCTTAA
- a CDS encoding uncharacterized protein (H+/oligopeptide symporter), whose amino-acid sequence MSTPEPVSDASERTPLLSPSSDETADDGVISPPTDSLRRVADSLPLSVWLVATIEMCERFAFFGTMGPMQNYIQNPRDDPLRPGGIGLGQAYATMVNQGFLLWCYITPVLGAVVAEQYFGRVKTIIYSSTIYICGLTMLFMSSLPIAQDLGVSLAGLLSALFFIGIGAGGIKANVSSLIAEQYAGPNEAKRVLNSGEEVIVDRALTIERIFSTFYLFISIGSFGPLLTTTIEQKHGFSAAFALPILVFLLGFIVILSSKNQYITRPPESSIVFNACHAFWIALKHKGNLDYARPSYLAEAASASGSRSELEPESNLPWPDTFIDDLKTALSSCKIFLYPIYWAAYTQFVTNFVSQAATMKTHGIPNDIMPNIDTFSVLLLLPLIDRVIFPFLRRHGLPVRHIDRITLGFILIGTSMLYATFVQRAIYASPPCYNHPRAPDCLGGKVPNQISIFVQAPAYILVAGSEILASVAGIEYAYTKAPVSMKSLVMAGYLSATSVGALLAMTVSPLTVDPLLPWLYVTLGLENFLAGGVLWFVFVGYDEIKNEHKNVEDDSSRHAISSLNHDANFQTL is encoded by the exons ATGTCAACTCCAGAGCCTGTGTCCGATGCGAGCGAACGCacccctctcctctcccccAGCTCAGATGAGACGGCGGATGATGGTGTCATTTCGCCGCCTACTGATAGTCTGAGAAGAGTCGCAGATTCACTTCCACTCTCGGTTTGGCTCGTTGCGACTATCGAGATGTGTGAAagatttgctttctttgggaCTATGGGGCCTATGCAGAATTACATCCAGAATCCTAGGGATGACCCGCTGCGTCCTGGTGGGATTG GCCTGGGACAAGCGTATGCCACGATGGTGAACCAGGGCTTCTTGCTGTGGTGTTACATAACCCCAGTATTGGGCGCAGTTGTTGCGGAACAGTATTTTGGGAGAGTAAAGACTATTATCTATTCTTCAACGATTTACATCTGTGGCTTGACGATGCTCTTCATGTCCTCGTTGCCAATTGCACAGGATCTAGGCGTGTCATTAGCTGGACTACTTTCAGCCCTGTTCTTTATTGGCATCGGTGCCGGCGGCATTAAGGCGAATGTCAGTTCGTTGATCGCAGAGCAATACGCCGGGCCCAACGAAGCCAAACGCGTCTTAAactctggagaagaggttATCGTGGACAGGGCTCTAACAATCGAAAG GATATTCTCAACCTTCTACCTATTCATCAGCATAGGCTCCTTCGGCCCCTTACTCACAACAACAATCGAACAAAAACACGGCTTCAGCGCCGCATTTGCTCTCCCAATCCTagtcttcctcctcggcttcatcgtcatcctatccAGCAAAAACCAATACATCACCCGACCCCCAGAAAGctccatcgtcttcaacgcCTGCCATGCATTCTGGATCGCACTCaaacacaaaggaaaccTCGACTACGCAAGACCCAGCTACCTCGCAGAAGCAGCATCAGCGTCAGGGTCAAGGTCAGAGTTAGAACCCGAATCCAACCTCCCCTGGCCCGACACCTTCATCGACGACCTCAAAACCGCTCTATCTTCCTGCAAAATCTTCCTCTACCCAATCTACTGGGCCGCCTACACCCAATTCGTAACCAACTTCGTCTCCCAAGCCGCAACGATGAAAACCCACGGTATCCCCAACGACATCATGCCCAACATCGACACCTTCAgcgtcctcctcctcctcccactcATCGACAGGGTCATCTTCCCCTTTCTACGAAGACACGGCCTCCCAGTCCGCCACATAGACAGAATCACCCTCGGCTTCATCCTAATCGGCACATCCATGCTCTACGCCACCTTCGTACAAAGAGCCATCTACGCCTCTCCACCTTGCTACAACCACCCCCGAGCCCCCGATTGTCTAGGCGGGAAAGTCCCGAACCAGATTTCCATTTTCGTCCAAGCCCCAGCGTATATACTCGTTGCCGGGTCGGAGATTCTGGCCTCTGTGGCGGGGATCGAGTATGCTTATACGAAGGCGCCGGTGTCTATGAAGTCGTTGGTTATGGCGGGTTATCTTTCGGCTACTTCGGTGGGCGCGTTGTTGGCTATGACGGTTTCGCCGTTGACGGTGGATCCGTTGTTGCCGTGGTTGTATGTTACTCTTGGGTTGGAGAATTTTTTGGCGGGGGGTGTGCtttggtttgtttttgt AGGCTATGacgagatcaagaatgaACACAAAAACGTAGAAGATGACTCGTCTAGACATGCAATATCTAGTCTTAACCATGACGCCAATTTTCAGACACTTTAA
- a CDS encoding sedoheptulose-7-phosphate:D-glyceraldehyde-3-phosphate transaldolase TAL1 (transaldolase), whose translation MSSSLEQLKATGTVVVCDSGKYLGHWNSSHDAIGKYKPQDATTNPSLILAASKKPEYAALIDAAVEYGKQHGSNVDEKVDATLDRLLVEFGKKILEIIPGKVSTEVDARLSFDTQASIDKALHIIKLYEENGISKDRVLIKIASTWEGIKAAQVLQRDHGINCNLTLMFSTVQAIAAAEAGAYLISPFVGRILDWYKAAHKRDYTAQEDPGVKSVQNIFNYYKKHGYNTIVMGASFRNTGEITELAGCDYLTISPNLLEDLYNSTAAVPKKLDAASATGLDIPKKTYINDEALFRFEFNEEAMAVEKLREGISKFAADAVTLKDILKQKVQA comes from the exons atgtcttcttctcttgaacAGCTCAAGGCCACCGGCACT GTCGTTGTCTGCGACTCTGGTAAGTATCTCGGCCACTGGAACTCGTCCCATGATG CCATCGGCAAGTACAAGCCCCAGGATGccaccaccaacccctcTTTGATCCTGGCCGCTTCCAAGAAGCCCGAGTACGCCGCCCTTATCGACGCCGCTGTCGAGTACGGCAAGCAGCAC GGCAGCAACGTCGACGAGAAGGTCGACGCCACCCTTGACCGTCTCCTGGTTGAGTTCggcaagaagatcctcgagATCATCCCCGGAAAGGTCTCCACTGAGGTTGATGCTCGCCTCTCTTTCGACACCCAGGCTTCCATCGACAAGGccctccacatcatcaag CTCTACGAGGAGAACGGTATCTCTAAGGACCGTGTCCTGATTAAGATCGCCTCCACCTGGGAGGGTATCAAGGCCGCTCAGGTCCTCCAGCGTGACCACGGCATCAACTGCAACCTGACCCTCATGTTCTCCACCGTCCAGGCCATCGCTGCTGCCGAGGCCGGTGCCTACCTCATCTCTCCTTTCGTTGGCCGTATCCTTGACTGGTACAAGGCTGCCCACAAGCGTGACTACACTGCCCAGGAGGACCCCGGTGTTAAGTCCGTCCAGAACATTTTCAACTACTACAAGAAGCACGGCTACAACACCATTGTCATGGGTGCTTCCTTCCGTAACACTGGTGAAATCACCGAGCTTGCTGGCTGTGACTACCTGACCATCTCC CCCAACCTCCTCGAGGATCTCTACAACTCTACCGCCGCTGTCCCCAAGAAGCTCGACGCCGCCAGCGCTACCGGCCTTGACATCCCCAAGAAGACCTACATCAATGACGAGGCTCTGTTCCGCTTCGAGTTCAACGAGGAGGCCATGGCCGTCGAGAAGCTGCGTGAGGGTATCTCCAAGTTCGCGGCCGATGCCGTGACCCTGAAGGACATCCTCAAGCAGAAGGTCCAGGCCTAA
- a CDS encoding putative transcription factor (Snd1/p100) (transcriptional coactivator p100): MPLEARVKSVLSGDTVVLSHVSNPGQERTLSLAYVSAPRLRREGDESYAFQSREFLRELLVGKVVQFNVLYTIPTGAKRDYGTIKLPTFEVLLPDISVQEGWVRVREEAGKRADESEETAALLQRLRALEEHAQSEDKGVWAGAEKGHTETTYELSDGKALVEEYKNKPLEAIVERVLNGDRLVLRLLLTPQEHLQVVVAVAGVRAPAARRVNAEGKEQPAEPFGDDAHQFVESRLQQRKVQVSLLGVTPQGQLIATVLHPNGNIAKFLLEEGLARCHDLHAPLLGADMASFRRAEKAAKDARKGLFTGLVAKGPAGGAAEDYIVSRVLNADTLFLRNKAGQEKKISLSSVRQPKPSDPKQAPFAADAKEFVRKRLIGKHVKVTINGKKPATEGYEERDVATVIYGNTNIALALVEAGYASVIRHRQDDDDRSPDYDSLLIAEADAQKDGKGMWSPKPPKAKQYQDYSESVQKAKMEVSILQRQKRVPAIVDFVKSGSRFTVLVPRENAKLTLVLSGIRAPRSARNPNEQSEPFGQEAHDLANRRCMQRDVEIDVETIDKVGGFIGTLYVNKENFAKVLLEEGFATVHAYSAEQSGHATEYFAAEQKAKEARKGLWHDWDPSKDVEEEEEETADTTGADEASQRRKDYRDVMVTYVDPTNGRLKIQQIGTGTSALTELMNAFRSFHLNKANDTPLPGPPKAGDFVAAKFTEDNEWYRAKVRRNDREKQQAEVLYIDFGNSEVLPWSRLRPLSQPQFSVQKLRAQAVEAALSMVQLPGSGDYLQDAADFLEEQLYNRELVANVDYVSPEGTLHVTLMDPTESKNLDHSINADLVREGLAMVPRKLKAWERSAAETLSHLRSQEEEAKQERRGMWEYGDLTED, from the exons ATGCCTCTGGAAGCCCGCGTGAAATCTGTCCTGTCAGGCGACACCGTTGTGCTGTCGCATGTTTCCAACCCAGGACAGGAACGCACCCTGAGTTTGGCATATGTCTCAGCGCCCAGGTTGCGCAGGGAAGGCGATGAG TCCTATGCTTTCCAATCCCGTGAATTCCTTCGTGAGCTGCTCGTAGGAAAGGTCGTCCAATTCAACGTCTTATATACCATCCCTACTGGTGCCAAACGCGACTACGGTACAATCAAACTCCCCACTTTCGAAGTTTTGTTGCCCGACATTAGCGTCCAGGAAGGATGGGTCCGCGTCCGCGAGGAGGCCGGTAAACGCGCCGACGAGTCCGAAGAGACCGCTGCATTGCTACAGCGTTTGCGCGCTTTGGAGGAACACGCTCAGTCCGAGGATAAAGGTGTCTGGGCCGGAGCGGAGAAAGGCCACACGGAGACTACCTATGAACTTTCCGATGGCAAGGCCCTCGTCGAGGAATATAAAAACAAGCCCCTGGAGGCTATCGTCGAGAGAGTCTTGAATGGAGACAGGCTGGTCCTTCGCCTGCTTCTTACTCCCCAGGAGCACCTGCAGGTTGTGGTTGCAGTCGCCGGTGTCCGGGCGCCAGCTGCCCGCCGGGTGAACGCCGAGGGCAAGGAGCAACCTGCTGAGCCGTTCGGAGATGATGCACACCAGTTTGTCGAGTCCCGGTTGCAGCAGCGTAAGGTCCAAGTGTCCCTGCTGGGTGTCACGCCACAGGGTCAATTGATCGCAACCGTTCTCCATCCTAATGGTAACATCGCTAAGTTCCTTTTGGAAGAGGGCCTGGCCCGTTGCCACGATCTGCACGCTCCCCTCCTCGGTGCTGATATGGCTAGTTTCCGCCGTGCGGAGAAGGCCGCCAAGGATGCTCGGAAGGGTCTGTTTACTGGTCTTGTCGCAAAGGGTCCTGCTGGCGGGGCCGCCGAGGACTACATTGTTAGTCGTGTGCTGAATGCCGATACTTTGTTCCTTAGGAACAAGGCtggccaagaaaagaagatcagctTGAGCAGTGTTCGCCAGCCTAAGCCTTCTGACCCCAAGCAGGCACCCTTCGCTGCCGATGCTAAGGAGTTTGTCCGTAAGAGGCTCATCGGAAAGCATGTCAAGGTTACCATCAACGGCAAGAAGCCTGCTACCGAGGGATACGAAGAAAGGGACGTTGCCACGGTCATCTACGGAAATACCAACATTGCTCTGGCTCTTGTCGAGGCCGGCTACGCTTCTGTGATCCGCCACCgtcaggatgatgacgaccgCTCCCCCGACTATGATTCTTTGCTGATCGCTGAGGCTGATGCTCAGAAGGACGGTAAGGGAATGTGGTCCCCAAAGCCACCCAAGGCGAAGCAGTACCAGGACTACTCTGAGAGCgtccagaaggccaagatgGAGGtttccatcctccagcggCAAAAGCGCGTGCCGGCTATCGTGGACTTTGTCAAGTCGGGCTCTCGCTTCACAGTTCTTGTGCCTCGTGAGAACGCCAAGCTGACCCTCGTCCTGTCGGGTATTCGTGCGCCTCGATCGGCCCGTAACCCCAACGAACAGTCCGAACCATTCGGACAGGAAGCACATGACCTAGCAAACAGGCGTTGCATGCAGCGTGATGTTGAAATCGACGTCGAGACAATCGACAAGGTTGGTGGTTTCATCGGCACCCTTTACGTTAACAAGGAGAACTTCGCCAAGGTCCTTCTCGAGGAAGGTTTTGCTACTGTTCATGCCTACTCTGCGGAGCAGTCCGGACATGCCACCGAATACTTCGCAGCGGaacagaaggccaaggaagctCGCAAGGGGCTCTGGCATGACTGGGATCCTAgcaaggatgttgaggaggaagaagaggagaccGCTGATACCACCGGCGCTGATGAGGCTTCCCAGCGCCGCAAGGATTACCGTGACGTGATGGTCACCTACGTTGACCCCACCAACGGCCGCCTGAAGATCCAGCAGATTGGCACTGGCACCTCTGCGCTCACAGAATTGATGAATGCATTCCGCTCATTCCATCTGAACAAGGCTAACGACACACCATTGCCTGGCCCTCCTAAGGCCGGTGATTTCGTTGCCGCCAAGTTCACGGAGGACAATGAATGGTATCGCGCCAAGGTGCGTCGCAATGACCGTGAGAAACAGCAGGCCGAGGTTCTCTACATCGACTTCGGTAATTCCGAGGTTCTTCCCTGGTCTCGTCTCAGGCCCTTGAGCCAGCCTCAGTTCTCCGTGCAGAAACTCCGTGCTCAGGCTGTGGAAGCTGCTCTCTCCATGGTTCAGCTCCCTGGCTCGGGTGACTATCTGCAGGATGCTGCGGACTTCCTGGAAGAGCAGCTCTACAACCGGGAGCTTGTCGCCAACGTTGACTACGTTTCTCCCGAGGGAACTCTGCACGTTACGCTGATGGATCCCACGGAGTCTAAGAACCTGGACCACAGCATCAATGCTGACCTCGTCCGGGAGGGTCTTGCCATGGTGCCCAGAAAGCTGAAGGCTTGGGAACGTTCTGCCGCGGAGACACTGTCACACCTGCGTagccaggaggaagaggcaaaGCAGGAGAGACGCGGTATGTGGGAATACGGTGACCTCACCGAGGACTAA
- a CDS encoding SEC14 family lipid-binding protein (phosphatidylinositol transfer protein SEC14 and related proteins) codes for MPLWGSKSSQESDNAALESDPKNDPVASASQAAGTEWLAGHLNHLTEDQEKKLREFKKLSEENGYYKSAGDSGEASHDDATMLRFLRARKFDVNGAWGQFKDTEDWRKENAIESLYENIDVESYDAARRMYPQWTGRRDRRGIPVYVFEIRHLNSKNMAAYNSTMTDPSATAETHKSSTVPQRLLRLFALYENLLRFVMPLCSQLSRPHPDTPIVSSNNIVDVSGVGLKQFWNLKGHMQDASVLATAHYPETLDRIFIIGAPSFFPTVWGWIKRWFDPVTTSKIFILSSAEVLPTLSSFMDPTTIPKQYGGQLDWQWGDMPNLDDEARKLVGGLETPPAEGETKPNFIKGPVLFKGDHVEILGKVNGESRKRSVPVPASPAAESTTPAPEQQKSDDALAAEVNEKLDLNGATEKTGNGDVAA; via the exons ATGCCTTTGTGGGGGTCCAAATCCAGCCAGGAGAGCGACAACGCCGCGCTAGAAAGCGATCCCAAGAACGACCCCGTTGCGTCGGCGTCTCAGGCTGCGGGGACGGAATGGCTGGCCGGACATTTGAACCATCTCACTGAGgatcaggagaagaagttgcgGGAGTTTAAGAAACTATCTGAAGAAAATGGATATTACAAATCCGCGGGTGACAGTGGGGAGGCGAGCCATGACGATGCGACAATGCT GCGTTTTCTGCGTGCCCGCAAATTCGACGTGAATGGCGCCTGGGGTCAGTTCAAGGATACCGAGGATTGGCGCAAGGAAAATGCCATCGAGTCTCTGTATGAGAATATTGATGTGGAGTCTTATGACGCCGCGAGGAGGATG TACCCTCAATGGACAGGTCGCCGGGACCGCCGTGGTATCCCCGTTTACGTGTTCGAGATCAGGCATCTGAACAGCAAGAACATGGCCGCTTATAACTCCACCATGACCGACCCCTCTGCGACGGCGGAAACACACAAGTCCTCCACAGTGCCACAGCGTCTTTTGCGTCTCTTCGCCCTCTACGAGAACCTCCTCCGTTTTGTCATGCCCTTGTGCTCACAATTGTCTCGCCCGCATCCCGACACGCCCATTGTCAGTTCGAACAACATTGTTGATGTCAGTGGTGTTGGTTTGAAGCAGTTCTGGAACTTGAAGGGTCACATGCAGGACGCGAGCGTTCTGGCTACGGCGCATTACCCCGAGACCCTGGACCGCATTTTT ATCATCGGTgctccttccttcttcccaaCCGTTTGGGGCTGGATCAAGCGCTGGTTTGACCCCGTCACTACCTCCAAGATCTttatcctctcctccgcaGAGGTCCTGCCTACCCTGAGCTCTTTCATGGACCCGACCACTATCCCTAAGCAGTACGGTGGCCAGCTAGACTGGCAATGGGGCGACATGCCCAACCTCGACGACGAGGCCCGGAAACTTGTCGGTGGGCTGGAGACCCCTCCCGCCGAAGGAGAGACCAAGCCCAATTTCATCAAGGGGCCTGTGTTGTTCAAGGGTGATCATGTCGAGATTCTGGGTAAAGTGAACGGCGAGAGCCGAAAGCGCAGCGTTCCCGTGCCGGCATCCCCAGCGGCCGAGTCCACCACCCCAGCCCCAGAGCAGCAGAAGTCGGACGATGCTCTCGCCGCCGAGGTCAACGAGAAGCTCGACCTGAATGGCGCCACCGAAAAGACCGGCAACGGAGATGTCGCTGCCTAG